In Drosophila simulans strain w501 chromosome 3R, Prin_Dsim_3.1, whole genome shotgun sequence, a single window of DNA contains:
- the LOC6727962 gene encoding peripheral-type benzodiazepine receptor-associated protein 1 isoform X12: MHLCEFPSANVEEENRRPEKAAAAASKKQKHKQQKSRPRGSHSMPYESMHHHQSAAAAVAAGTTPNGMLDALSLQLRDAEMRRTEIERAHQETLAQIRNLSGSARPDAEAVENLQSRARELEKKVALENVRCEELQIELTSALKAKQASRSACSGMGSVSSGGGATIPTSASSSTVTWAPTISHQDQGSEIDIIMAKIEQDNRVLAELEQPRTSASASMSALPPSSMLSTVNSEFRTISKSELEEELNRYKRAVLGGGGGGGSGGGGVSALSSGYSSLPQSLASTLPNGGASTSLSGTSLGSHSAAAAAAAHSVSAGSGGVVGGGGQGGLSSISALVPNSISGISSSLSSHAIQSMQYGTGQTSVEKLLSGTSGITGIPPLPVNIHTMKAMPTALSQRGTIQLYNLQSTTMPLLSLNSHNLPPAGSTSYSALGAGGGTSLTHPTMSNLGLLDTGTLLGSTGLSGLGVGPGVGGITGATSLYGLSGGGGAGGLGSSYGPPFLDVASSASYPFTAAALRQASKMKMLDEIDIPLTRYNRSSPCSPIPPNNWGLDEFTDGLSVSMMHNRGGLALGALDLDTRNHGLNGASEPQVDMLDIPGKGRCCVFIARFPYDPPDVHNEFLSMPCREAEGELSLCAGDYLLVWTSGEPQGGYLDAELLDGRRGLVPASFVQRLVGDDLLEFHQAVLSTLRDAEDGSMQCDTTSLPSLPPHNPLLTHTHEDLARLSETHTDLEHDQDDISDNVPAPKHLTLERQLNKSVLIGWSPPEPVGYNLIDSYHVYVDGVLKVTVKANERTRALIEGVDSTRPHRISVRSVTQNRQTSRDAACTMIIGRDTAHLGPSAVRASHITCSSAVISWLPANSNHQHVVCVNNVEVRTVKPGMYRHTITGLAPSTQYRVTVRAKHLRAVGQHAANVGQTGGAGRPGQEEAPGAYADFRTLTKGLPDPPQEIQLEAGPQDGTILVTWQPVNRPTSTGPVTGYAVYADGKKVTDINSPTGDHALIDIGKLGVFNPRAVTIRTKSRDSQSADSAPILIPNTVRNAVARRGPNQMGMGPQLPQGPHGMTVQQQMGGMPGQPGQQGQHMMGGQQDHGQYDPNQMQQQQQQQGMQPGQPGQPGHQPDGGSGLLGGLLGGLFSKPTQNQVNQNGYQPGQPGAQRGMVPIPGRPQGPQQQQQQPYGPQGPMGGPRFRGPVPGQLNMQGQQMQGQMQGQMQGQMQGQMQGQMPGQMPGQMPGQMPGQMPGQMPGQMAGQMAGQMPGQMPGQMPGQMPGQMPGQMPGQMMGPRGPLNQQQQQQQQMQQGQMMPGQQAGQQQAQPGQPGQPGQMPGAQKKPRYFVAMFDYDPSTMSPNPDGCDEELPFQEGDTIKVFGDKDADGFYWGELRGRRGYVPHNMVSEVEDTTASMTAGGQMPGQMPGQMGQGQGVGVGGTAQVMPGQGAPQQSMRNVSRDRWGDIYANMPVKRMIALYDYDPQELSPNVDAEQVELCFKTGEIILVYGDMDEDGFYMGELDGVRGLVPSNFLADAPDQYNNQMGPGGVAGRGGLSQRGRGQGPGARGPPPPPRDNMMPGMGGRGQPGKRDDRSRW, from the exons AAGCAGCAAAAAAG TCGTCCGAGGGGCAGCCACAGCATGCCGTACGAGTCGATGCACCACCATCAGTCGGCGGCCGCTGCCGTGGCCGCTGGCACCACCCCCAACGGAATGCTGGACGCCCTCAGCCTGCAGCTGCGCGATGCCGAGATGCGGCGCACGGAGATCGAGCGGGCGCATCAG GAAACCCTGGCACAAATACGCAATCTGAGCGGCAGCGCTCGTCCCGATGCCGAGGCGGTGGAGAATCTGCAGTCGCGAGCCCGGGAACTGGAAAAGAAG GTTGCGCTGGAAAATGTGCGCTGCGAGGAGCTGCAAATCGAACTGACCTCGGCACTGAAGGCCAAACAGGCATCCCGCTCGGCCTGCTCCGGAATGGGGAGCGTGTCCTCCGGTGGCGGCGCTACCATTCCTACATCGGCCAGCAGCTCCACCGTCACTTGGGCACCGACAATCAGCCACCAGGACCAAGGATCCGAGATTGATATCATAATGGCAAAGATTGAGCAG GATAATCGAGTGCTGGCCGAGCTGGAACAACCTCGCACCTCGGCCAGCGCCAGCATGTCAGCATTGCCGCCCAGTTCCATGTTGAGCACGGTAAATAGCGAATTTAGAACCATATCAAAGAGTG AACTCGAAGAAGAACTGAACCGTTACAAAAGAGCAGTTCtgggaggaggcggaggaggaggaagtggCGGCGGAGGTGTCTCCGCCCTATCCTCCGGCTACTCGAGCCTGCCGCAATCGCTGGCCTCCACGCTGCCCAATGGTGGGGCCAGCACCAGCTTGAGCGGCACCAGCCTTGGCTCGCACAGCgcggccgctgctgctgccgcccaCAGCGTCTCCGCTGGATCGGGAGGCGTGGTCGGGGGCGGCGGCCAAGGCGGCCTATCATCCATATCGGCCCTGGTGCCCAACTCAATCAGCGGCATATCCTCGAGTCTAAGCAGCCATGCCATTCAATCGATGCAGTACGGAACCGGACAGACGTCCGTGGAGAAACTGCTGAGCGGAACTAGTGGAATCACTGGCATTCCACCCCTGCCGGTAAATATTCACACGATGAAGGCTATGCCGACGGCATTAAGTCAG CGCGGAACAATACAGCTGTACAATTTGCAGAGCACAACCATGCCCCTCCTGTCACTCAACTCGCATAACCTGCCGCCCGCCGGCTCGACCAGCTACTCGGCTCTGGGCGCCGGTGGCGGCACCTCGCTGACGCACCCGACCATGTCCAATCTGGGCCTGCTGGACACTGGCACCCTCCTGGGTTCCACCGGCCTGAGCGGATTGGGCGTGGGACCAGGTGTTGGCGGCATCACTGGAGCCACATCTCTGTACGGCCTaagcggcggcggaggagccgGTGGCCTGGGCAGCTCCTATGGTCCGCCGTTCCTGGACGTGGCGTCGAGCGCCTCGTATCCATTCACCGCGGCCGCCCTGCGACAGGCttccaaaatgaaaatgctggACGAGATCGACATACCGCTGACGCGGTACAACCGCAGCTCGCCCTGCTCACCCATTCCGCCGAACAACTGGGGACTGGACGAGTTCACCGACGGCCTCAGTGTCTCCATGATGCACAACCGCGGCGGCCTGGCACTGGGTGCCCTAGATTTGGACA CTCGCAATCATGGCCTAAATGGAGCCAGTGAACCGCAGGTGGATATGTTGGATATTCCTGGAAAGGGCCGCTGCTGTGTGTTCATAGCCAGATTTCCCTATGATCCTCCAGA TGTTCATAATGAATTCCTTTCCATGCCTTGCAGGGAGGCTGAGGGCGAGCTCTCCCTGTGCGCCGGCGACTATCTGCTGGTGTGGACCAGCGGTGAGCCCCAAGGTGGCTACCTGGATGCGGAGCTGCTGGACGGGCGACGCGGCCTTGTTCCTGCCTCCTTTGTGCAGCGCTTAGTAG GCGACGACCTCCTGGAGTTCCACCAGGCGGTGCTGTCGACGCTGCGCGATGCCGAGGACGGATCGATGCAGTGCGACACCACGTCGCTGCCCTCCTTGCCGCCGCACAACCCATtgctcacacacacccacGAGGATCTGGCTCGCTTGAGTGAGACGCACACCGATCTGGAGCACGACCAGGACGACATCAGCGACAATG TTCCAGCACCCAAACACTTGACGCTGGAACGGCAGCTGAACAAGAGCGTGCTCATTGGCTGGTCGCCGCCGGAGCCAGTGGGCTACAACCTCATCGACAGCTACCACGTCTACGTGGACGGCGTGCTCAAGGTCACCGTGAAGGCCAACGAACGCACACGCGCGCTTATCGAGGGCGTTGACTCCACGCGG CCGCATCGCATCAGCGTGCGGAGCGTGACCCAGAACCGACAGACATCGCGGGATGCCGCCTGCACGATGATCATCGGGCGGGACACCGCTCACCTGGGCCCCTCGGCGGTGCGCGCCTCGCACATAACTTGTTCCTCGGCGGTCATCTCGTGGCTGCCGGCCAACTCGAACCACCAGCACGTGGTGTGTGTAAACAATGTGGAGGTGCGCACCGTCAAGCCGGGCATGTACAGGCACACGATCACTGGCCTGGCGCCGAGCACCCAATACCGGGTGACGGTGCGCGCCAAGCACCTGCGGGCCGTGGGCCAGCATGCGGCGAATGTGGGCCAGACGGGCGGAGCTGGGCGGCCGGGACAGGAGGAGGCGCCCGGCGCATACGCCGACTTTCGCACCCTCACCAAGGGACTGCCCGATCCGCCGCAGGAGATTCAGCTAGAGGCCGGTCCGCAGGACGGTACCATTCTGGTGACATGGCAGCCGGTTAACAGGCCCACCTCGACGGGGCCTGTAACCGGCTATGCTGTGTACGCCGATGGTAAGAAGGTAACCGACATCAACTCGCCCACCGGCGACCACGCCCTCATCGACATCGGCAAACTGGGCGTCTTCAATCCGCGTGCCGTGACCATACGCACCAAGTCCCGCGACTCTCAGTCGGCGGACAGTGCGCCCATCTTGATACCAA ATACTGTGCGCAATGCGGTGGCTCGCAGGGGTCCCAATCAGATGGGCATGGGTCCGCAGTTGCCGCAGGGACCGCACGGGATGAcggtgcagcagcagatgggCGGCATGCCCGGCCAGCCGGGTCAGCAGGGTCAGCACATGATGGGTGGGCAGCAGGATCACGGCCAGTACGATCCCaaccagatgcagcagcagcagcagcagcagggcatGCAGCCGGGTCAGCCGGGTCAACCGGGTCATCAG CCCGACGGAGGCTCCGGATTGTTAGGTGGCCTGCTCGGTGGCCTCTTCTCGAAACCCACACAGAATCAAGTGAACCAGAAT GGCTATCAGCCAGGCCAACCAGGAGCGCAGCGGGGCATGGTCCCGATTCCAGGAAGACCGCAGGgaccacagcaacagcagcagcagccctaCGGACCCCAGGGTCCCATGGGTGGGCCACGCTTTCGAGGACCAGTTCCCGGCCAGCTTAACATGCAGGGCCAGCAGATGCAGGGGCAGATGCAAGGACAGATGCAAGGGCAGATGCAAGGGCAGATGCAGGGTCAGATGCCGGGTCAGATGCCTGGACAAATGCCTGGTCAGATGCCTGGTCAAATGCCTGGTCAAATGCCAGGTCAGATGGCTGGACAAATGGCCGGTCAGATGCCTGGCCAGATGCCAGGTCAAATGCCCGGTCAGATGCCCGGTCAGATGCCCGGTCAGATGCCTGGCCAAATGATGGGACCACGAGGACCGCtcaaccagcagcaacaacagcagcagcagatgcagcagggCCAGATGATGCCCGGCCAGCAGGCAGGGCAACAGCAGGCCCAGCCCGGTCAGCCGGGACAACCGGGCCAGATGCCCGGAGCACAGAAGAAGCCCCGCTACTTTGTGGCCATGTTCGACTACGACCCATCCACGATGAGTCCCAATCCCGATGGCTGCGACGAAGAGCTGCCCTTCCAGGAGGGCGACACAATCAAG GTATTTGGTGATAAGGATGCCGATGGCTTCTACTGGGGCGAGCTACGTGGCCGCCGGGGCTATGTGCCGCACAACATGGTCTCCGAGGTGGAGGACACCACCGCCTCCATGACTGCCGGTGGCCAGATGCCCGGTCAAATGCCCGGCCAGATGGGCCAGGGCCAGGGAGTCGGCGTGGGCGGCACCGCTCAGGTGATGCCCGGCCAGGGTGCTCCGCAGCAGAGCATGCGCAACGTGAGCCGCGACCGCTGGGGTGACATCTATGCCAACATGCCCGTGAAGCGGATGATCGCGCTCTACGACTATGATCCCCAGGAGTTGAGTCCCAATGTGGATGCCGAG CAGGTGGAAttgtgtttcaagacgggCGAAATCATACTCGTCTACGGTGATATGGATGAAGACGGTTTCTACATGGGCGAGCTGGACGGCGTGCGCGGCCTGGTGCCGTCGAACTTCCTGGCGGACGCGCCCGACCAGTACAACAACCAGATGGGTCCGGGCGGAGTGGCCGGCCGCGGCGGTCTCAGCCAGAGGGGCAGGGGTCAGGGGCCAGGAGCGAGGGGGCCGCCGCCCCCGCCACGTGACAACATGATGCCCGGAATGGGCGGGCGCGGCCAGCCGGGCAAAA